From the genome of Methanothrix soehngenii GP6:
GCATCGGGAAGGACTCTCTCGACGTGCTCGGAGATCAACTCATCGATTCTGTCCGCACCACCGGGATCATCCATCCCATCCCTGGACAAGAGCGCCATATCCTCGGCACAGCTCTCCAGGTCCAGGTCGCAGTAGCCATCGACGGCATAAACCTCATGCCCCGCCCGTCTGGCGGAGCAGGCGATATGCCGAATGTTGATTCCAATTATCAGAAGCTTCATCCTATCTGACTCTCATAAGATCGTCATCACCATGAGAGGAGGCTGGTGTCTGCACCAGGGGCGATTTGGTCATCATCCTCGTCCAAACCATCATCTGCAGCCTCATTCCCATACTCGCTCTTCTCATCTCCGCCTTCTTCATCCTTGGAGCTGAATTCCGGATAGATGACCTCCTTCCCCCGAGAGGAGGGCACTATCTTCAGCCCCCCCTCAAACTCCCGGCCCAGCTCCTCGCCCTGAAAAAGCCGGTCTAAGAATACCGCCAGCGCCGCCACCTCGGAATGGGGCTGGTTGCCCACAGCCACATTCCAGTCCGCCAACTGATACACCTCTGCCGGAACCTTCTCCGCCCCCACCACGATCAGTATATCCTCGCTCTTGCGGATCTCATCGATCACATCGGGCAGATTCGAGCCGTACATGGTGAGGTGAACCACCTGACCACCGCTTTCCTTCCAGCGAACGATCTCTCCCTTCCATGACGCATTCGGGGTGAGACGGAAGGCCCCTCCCCACCGCCTGGCTGCATCATTCAGGCTCTCCTCCACATGGGCATCGCGACCGCAAAGAAGCATCCCCTCCGCTCCAAAAGCCCGGGCGACCAGGCCCACATGGGTGGTGATCCTCTTATCCCTCTCCGGTCTATGCCCCAGACGCAAAACCACTGCTCGCACGGGCCAAAAGAATATGGTCTCCCTTATTTAGAGCCTTCCAGGATCCTGCTATCTCGTGCCCGAAACCGGGAACATCCCGAAGCTATAAATTCCTCCAAAACATCCCAAGAGCGATGAATCAGTGTGAGAGATGCCAG
Proteins encoded in this window:
- a CDS encoding tRNA (cytidine(56)-2'-O)-methyltransferase, which encodes MRAVVLRLGHRPERDKRITTHVGLVARAFGAEGMLLCGRDAHVEESLNDAARRWGGAFRLTPNASWKGEIVRWKESGGQVVHLTMYGSNLPDVIDEIRKSEDILIVVGAEKVPAEVYQLADWNVAVGNQPHSEVAALAVFLDRLFQGEELGREFEGGLKIVPSSRGKEVIYPEFSSKDEEGGDEKSEYGNEAADDGLDEDDDQIAPGADTSLLSW